A region from the Plasmodium chabaudi chabaudi complete apicoplast genome, isolate CB, DNA form A genome encodes:
- the rps17 gene encoding small subunit ribosomal protein 17 (Rps17) translates to MIIKIGYVIKKICYNIKIICISYYKYSYIYKKLLLCNKYIKVYDRRNEIIINDYVLIKYYKKSKFCNNKIIKIL, encoded by the coding sequence ATGATAATAAAAATAGGATATGTAATAAAAAAAATATGTTATAATATAAAAATAATTTGTATTTCTTATTATAAATATTCATATATATATAAAAAATTATTATTATGTAATAAATATATAAAGGTATATGATAGAAGAAATGAAATTATAATAAATGATTATGTATTAATTAAATATTATAAAAAAAGTAAATTTTGTAATAATAAAATAATAAAAATTTTATGA
- the rpl14 gene encoding large subunit ribosomal protein 14 (Rpl14): MIYLNSILDVLDNSGILKFKYINTLNKSKNIKYGDILIGVVYKLYNNNLYKKSDKCKGILVQYKHFINLKLYYSIKFNKNAVIILNNDLNSVGTKSNSIILKYIKYKPNINIKKLKIKYI; the protein is encoded by the coding sequence ATGATATATTTAAATAGTATATTAGATGTTTTAGATAATAGTGGTATATTAAAGTTTAAATATATAAATACTTTAAATAAATCAAAAAATATAAAATATGGAGATATACTTATTGGTGTAGTATATAAGTTATATAATAATAATTTATATAAAAAATCAGATAAATGTAAAGGTATTTTAGTTCAATATAAGCATTTTATTAATTTAAAATTATATTATTCAATTAAATTTAATAAAAATGCAGTTATAATTTTAAATAATGATTTAAATTCTGTCGGTACTAAAAGTAATTCAATTATATTGAAATATATAAAATATAAACCTAATATAAATATAAAAAAATTAAAAATTAAATATATTTGA
- the rpl16 gene encoding large subunit ribosomal protein 16 (Rpl16), with translation MINNIRKTQRGRIKGNFNLKFLKLYWGIISLTSGFLTSKQFDTSKFIINKYIKKIGYYNIYIQCIKSMTKKSLKTRMGAGKGPIELYVCKIKRKKLLFDISYVSVDIIYKITKILSYKLNLKLQYIKKII, from the coding sequence ATGATTAATAATATAAGAAAAACACAGAGAGGAAGAATAAAAGGAAATTTTAATTTAAAATTTTTAAAATTATATTGGGGTATAATATCTTTAACTTCTGGATTTTTAACTAGTAAACAATTTGATACTTCTAAATTTATAATAAATAAATACATAAAAAAAATAGGTTATTATAATATATATATACAATGTATAAAATCAATGACTAAAAAATCTTTAAAAACAAGAATGGGAGCTGGTAAAGGTCCTATTGAGTTATATGTTTGTAAGATAAAAAGAAAAAAATTGTTATTTGATATTAGTTATGTTTCTGTGGATATTATTTATAAAATAACAAAAATTTTATCATATAAATTAAATTTAAAATTACAATATATAAAAAAAATAATTTAA
- a CDS encoding hypothetical protein (ORF91) — MIIYLNKSLYLIYILKYINGLNLYNINLLLNMSNISIFNIKNNIFRIKFSLYRLNLYIHKIFKIKINNIINNKIKKLNIK; from the coding sequence ATGATAATTTATTTAAATAAGAGTTTATATTTAATATATATTTTAAAATATATAAATGGATTAAATTTATATAATATTAATTTATTATTAAATATGAGTAATATAAGTATTTTTAATATAAAGAATAATATATTTAGAATAAAATTTAGTTTATATAGATTGAATTTATATATTCATAAAATATTTAAAATTAAAATTAATAATATTATTAATAATAAAATTAAAAAGTTAAATATAAAATAG
- the rpl2 gene encoding large subunit ribosomal protein 2 (Rpl2), with translation MILKLKKYNSYKYLKNFGKNNKGYITIYNKGGGKLKYQYKLIDFWYDNYNIDINYKIFLFKKIKTYFKNSYIGCILYLSYKFNYLQKYIVLNHNYILNSIYYITNINNIRLGSYIQLKYCKLGTYIYNISYNNKGSIFARSAGTYAQILIFYKNLVYIKLPSKKFKYINYNNFCYIGINSNILYNKFKIKNSGYNIFYNKRPKVRGKAKNVCDHPHGGGKGKTSIGRKYPCSKKGLHSKGYKTKKI, from the coding sequence ATGATATTAAAATTAAAAAAATATAATAGTTATAAATATTTAAAAAATTTTGGTAAAAATAATAAAGGATATATTACTATTTATAATAAAGGTGGTGGTAAATTAAAGTATCAATATAAATTGATTGATTTTTGGTATGATAATTATAATATTGATATAAATTATAAAATATTTTTATTTAAAAAAATAAAAACTTATTTTAAAAATAGTTATATTGGATGCATTTTATATTTATCATATAAATTTAATTATTTACAAAAATATATAGTTTTAAATCATAATTATATATTAAATTCAATTTATTATATAACAAATATAAATAATATAAGATTAGGTAGTTATATACAATTAAAATATTGTAAATTAGGAACATATATTTATAATATATCTTATAATAATAAAGGTAGTATTTTTGCTAGATCGGCGGGTACATATGCTCAAATTTTAATTTTTTATAAAAATTTAGTATATATAAAATTACCTTCTAAAAAATTTAAATATATTAATTATAATAATTTTTGTTATATAGGAATTAATAGTAATATTTTATATAATAAATTTAAAATAAAAAATTCAGGTTATAATATTTTTTATAATAAAAGACCTAAAGTAAGAGGTAAGGCGAAAAATGTATGTGATCATCCTCATGGTGGTGGTAAAGGTAAAACAAGTATAGGTCGTAAATATCCTTGTTCTAAAAAAGGATTACATTCTAAAGGATATAAAACAAAAAAAATTTAA
- the rps5 gene encoding small subunit ribosomal protein 5 (Rps5), whose translation MRNILLKKKLYNSKNIYILYYILIIFKSIFIILFNSKYNVNYYLYNKIYNLFIIYIKLYYIINNIYYNNNYYYIYNMNYIYFYIYKYNSLNNKINIIYNNINIIEKIIDIKKISYTIKKGRIKRYKVIVLTGNKQGWVGIGIGKNVNLNKAILSSKVNSLNNIYYFKYSMLNMYKLKYIYINYNNIFLKLQFKICNYLNIRFLLFKYLFECLGYLNCKIIIYYNIINNKYNLLNKILLILFNLL comes from the coding sequence ATGAGAAATATTTTATTAAAGAAAAAATTATATAATAGTAAAAATATTTATATTTTATATTATATTTTAATAATATTTAAAAGTATTTTTATTATTTTATTTAATAGTAAATATAATGTGAATTATTATTTATATAATAAAATTTATAATTTATTTATTATATATATAAAATTATATTATATTATAAATAATATATATTATAATAATAATTATTATTATATATATAATATGAATTATATATATTTTTATATTTATAAATATAATAGTTTAAATAATAAAATTAATATAATTTATAATAATATAAATATTATAGAAAAAATAATAGATATTAAAAAAATTTCTTATACAATAAAAAAAGGAAGAATTAAGAGATATAAAGTTATAGTATTAACAGGTAATAAACAAGGTTGGGTAGGTATAGGAATAGGAAAAAATGTAAATTTAAATAAGGCTATTTTATCTTCAAAAGTTAATAGTTTAAATAATATATATTACTTTAAATACTCAATGTTAAATATGTATAAATTGAAGTATATTTATATAAATTATAATAATATTTTTTTAAAATTACAATTTAAAATTTGCAATTATTTAAATATACGTTTTTTATTATTTAAATATTTATTTGAATGTTTAGGATATTTAAATTGTAAAATTATTATATATTATAATATTATAAATAATAAATATAATTTATTAAATAAAATATTATTAATATTATTTAATTTATTATGA
- the rps7 gene encoding small subunit ribosomal protein 7 (Rps7) — MTVLFKYFIKIFLKKGKLNKSIKLLIYILYLLKKITNKFGIIIFNKAIKNLLLPFSFYKIKINTIKYNIPIIISYNKSIFNVYKLFIKIIQNKNTLLYKIICKYLILSYNKEGDLYKMKLNFIKQFISNRTYIYLLNKKTIKI, encoded by the coding sequence ATGACAGTTTTGTTTAAATATTTTATTAAAATATTTTTAAAAAAAGGTAAATTAAATAAAAGTATAAAATTATTAATATATATATTATATTTATTAAAAAAAATTACTAATAAATTTGGTATAATTATTTTTAATAAAGCTATAAAAAATTTATTATTACCATTTTCATTTTATAAAATTAAAATTAATACAATTAAATATAATATTCCTATTATAATATCTTATAATAAGTCTATTTTTAATGTATATAAATTATTTATTAAAATAATACAAAATAAAAATACTTTATTATATAAAATTATTTGTAAATATTTAATTTTAAGTTATAATAAAGAAGGGGATTTATACAAAATGAAATTAAATTTTATAAAACAATTTATATCAAATAGAACTTATATATATTTATTAAATAAAAAAACAATAAAAATTTGA
- the rpl36 gene encoding large subunit ribosomal protein 36 (Rpl36) yields the protein MKKRSSIKKICNNCQLIRRFKKLHIICKNKKHKQTQ from the coding sequence ATGAAAAAACGTTCTTCAATAAAAAAAATATGTAATAATTGTCAATTAATAAGACGTTTTAAAAAATTACATATTATTTGTAAAAATAAAAAACATAAACAAACACAATGA
- the rps19 gene encoding small subunit ribosomal protein 19 (Rps19) — protein MIKLYWLKVSLNNKYIFINLNNKYNRNIILTIYNKNLYIYKKLLNLYIKIYNGYKFIPIYINKYKLYKKIGNFIYTKYIKYNIKELVLN, from the coding sequence ATGATTAAACTATATTGGTTAAAAGTATCATTAAATAATAAATATATATTTATTAATTTGAATAATAAATATAATAGAAATATTATATTAACTATATATAATAAAAATTTATATATTTATAAAAAATTATTAAATTTATATATAAAAATTTATAATGGATATAAATTTATACCTATTTATATAAATAAATATAAATTATATAAAAAAATAGGTAATTTTATATATACAAAGTATATAAAATATAATATAAAAGAATTAGTGTTAAATTAA
- the rps11 gene encoding small subunit ribosomal protein 11 (Rps11), translated as MNTNYIIFLYFKLTLKNTLVTISKYKQLNFKYIFIKNIKSISCGCLKNFKNRLKSTIVANNILTINIIKYLINKNLYKINVIFNGINSYRIHILKLLLNIKYKNKKLNINKLFDITSIPYNGCKISKRKY; from the coding sequence ATGAATACAAATTATATTATTTTTTTATATTTTAAATTAACTTTAAAAAATACATTAGTAACTATTTCTAAATATAAACAATTAAATTTTAAATATATATTTATTAAAAATATAAAAAGTATATCTTGTGGTTGTTTAAAAAATTTTAAAAATAGATTAAAAAGTACTATAGTAGCAAATAATATATTAACTATAAATATTATAAAATATTTAATTAATAAAAATTTATATAAAATAAATGTTATTTTTAATGGTATTAATTCTTATAGAATTCATATATTAAAATTATTATTAAATATTAAATATAAAAATAAAAAATTAAATATAAATAAATTATTTGATATAACTTCTATACCATATAATGGATGTAAAATTTCTAAAAGAAAATATTAA
- the rps12 gene encoding small subunit ribosomal protein 12 (Rps12) codes for MLTITKLLYKKKIKSFKKIKKYNNYLLNSPQKKGIVLKILIKTPKKPNSALRKVAKIKLSNNKELLAYIPGEGKSVQEHNFVLIKGGRVKDLPGIRYKVIRGALDAIGVKNRKTSRSKYGAKKI; via the coding sequence ATGTTAACAATTACTAAATTATTATATAAAAAAAAAATAAAATCATTTAAAAAAATTAAAAAGTATAATAATTATTTATTAAATAGCCCTCAAAAAAAAGGTATTGTATTAAAAATTTTGATTAAAACTCCTAAAAAACCAAACTCAGCTTTAAGAAAAGTTGCTAAAATAAAATTATCTAATAATAAAGAATTATTAGCTTATATACCAGGAGAAGGTAAATCTGTTCAAGAGCATAATTTTGTTTTAATTAAAGGTGGTAGAGTTAAAGATCTACCTGGAATTAGATATAAAGTTATAAGAGGAGCATTAGATGCTATAGGAGTTAAAAATAGAAAAACATCAAGGTCTAAATATGGAGCTAAAAAAATTTAA
- the rpl6 gene encoding large subunit ribosomal protein 6 (Rpl6), whose product MLNYKKYIFFYNNNINKNDIYYYLVLDKKFFNYIYIIYNKKNKNIINYIYILNYIYILFFNNNLFYLLNKIYKYNFYNIYIINNNIFKLILTIIGINYKFYYLKKYNILIFKLKYNHKIIIKLPNIILCNIYINKNVIELCSYNLFILNSIGKLINSFQFINKYKELGIKLNI is encoded by the coding sequence ATGTTAAATTATAAAAAGTATATTTTTTTTTATAATAATAATATTAATAAAAACGATATTTATTATTATTTAGTTTTAGATAAAAAATTTTTTAATTATATATATATAATATATAATAAAAAAAATAAAAATATTATTAATTATATATATATATTAAATTATATTTATATATTATTTTTTAATAATAATTTATTTTATTTATTAAATAAAATATATAAATATAATTTTTATAATATTTATATTATTAATAATAATATATTTAAATTAATTTTAACTATTATTGGTATAAATTATAAATTTTATTATTTAAAAAAATATAATATTTTAATTTTTAAATTAAAATATAATCATAAAATTATTATTAAATTACCTAATATTATATTATGTAATATTTATATTAATAAAAATGTAATTGAATTATGTAGTTATAATTTATTTATATTAAATTCTATAGGTAAATTAATAAATTCTTTTCAATTTATAAATAAATATAAAGAATTAGGAATAAAGTTAAATATTTAA
- the rps3 gene encoding small subunit ribosomal protein 3 (Rps3), whose product MGQKVHPLIFRSLIFKNYINNFYINISKNKYYLINLLLIYLLYYNFYNICYLKNNYVDININLYINKFIIVLLFYNNLKYNIINLKYIFILLNYFNYYYYKIYNYLCILKIKYTNNINIIIFYIKQYYIKYKSLRLVFDYLYNNLLKKYNYNIKGLKIKFSGCFKNSLKTKVEIYTYGNISLSTLTNKIKYINDIINTKYGILSIKVWINI is encoded by the coding sequence ATGGGACAAAAAGTTCATCCTTTAATTTTTAGAAGTTTAATTTTTAAAAATTATATAAATAATTTTTATATTAATATAAGTAAAAATAAATATTATTTAATAAATTTATTATTAATTTATTTATTATATTATAATTTTTATAATATATGTTATTTAAAAAATAATTATGTTGATATAAATATAAATTTATATATTAATAAATTTATAATTGTATTATTATTTTATAATAATTTAAAATATAATATTATAAATTTAAAATATATATTTATATTATTAAATTATTTTAATTATTATTATTATAAAATATATAATTATTTATGTATTTTGAAAATAAAATATACTAATAATATAAATATTATAATATTTTATATAAAACAATATTATATAAAATATAAATCATTAAGATTAGTATTTGATTATTTATATAATAATTTATTAAAAAAATATAATTATAATATTAAAGGATTAAAAATAAAATTTTCTGGTTGTTTTAAAAATAGTTTAAAAACTAAAGTAGAAATATATACATATGGAAATATATCTTTAAGTACTTTAACTAATAAAATTAAATATATTAATGATATTATAAATACTAAATATGGTATTTTAAGTATAAAAGTATGGATTAATATATAA
- the rps8 gene encoding small subunit ribosomal protein 8 (Rps8) gives MILRLLNKIKYNFKLNKNFILYKFNKIIYYLIILLYNYNYILKFYIIIINNRYYIFIILNKYKKIIYLKVYIKYNQLFYINYNKLISFIKLNKYFKGLLVIYSCKYKFITHILSLKYKIGGILICYIF, from the coding sequence ATGATATTAAGATTATTAAATAAAATAAAGTATAATTTCAAATTAAATAAAAATTTTATATTGTATAAATTTAATAAAATTATTTATTATTTAATTATATTATTATATAATTATAATTATATATTAAAATTTTATATTATTATTATAAATAATAGATATTATATTTTTATAATTTTAAATAAATATAAAAAAATTATATATTTAAAAGTTTATATAAAATATAATCAATTATTTTATATAAATTATAATAAATTAATATCTTTTATAAAATTGAATAAATATTTTAAAGGTTTATTAGTAATATATTCATGTAAATATAAATTTATTACACATATATTGTCATTAAAATATAAAATAGGTGGTATTTTAATATGTTATATTTTTTAA